The sequence below is a genomic window from Eleginops maclovinus isolate JMC-PN-2008 ecotype Puerto Natales chromosome 20, JC_Emac_rtc_rv5, whole genome shotgun sequence.
AGAGACTATGCAGTCAGATCCTCGCGGGCCTATAAGGAGTAGTGTCCAGTTAGAAACATACATGGCACAAAGAGATATGCGAGTGCTCTTGCACCAACAGGGAGAGCGTTTGGCCACAGACCCTCATACTGGACATATTCAAGAGAATCTTCCCCCCTCTTCAGCGCCCCCCAGCCTGTCCTTATCCTTGTCTCCAAGAGCACATATTTTGTCTAAAGGTGTGTCTGAGAAGGATATAACAAAGCAATTGGAGGCAAAGAGGCCACACTCTCCTCTTTCTAAAGATGGATTGATGGGGATCAGACAATCTGGGCAAGCAATGGCATCTCCCCAGAGAGTTCAGCTAATGCCACCAGGACCTAGTGGCTCATTCCCCGAGTACTCAGGGATGTACTCGAACCCAAGAGGCATCCATTCTCAAATACCAGAGACGTCTCCTGTTGGACTTAACCAGCCACCACTCAATGTCACACCAACCATGGTGAGTTTACTGCACAAGCTATCCAGTAGGTTAACATTACTGCAATAAGTCAGACTATCATGAAATGTTCCGtctttttaatcctttttaaaaatctgtcgATTTAAATTCATGGTCATTTTGAAAGCTGTTATATGTGGCGATAAGCAGGACTGGCAATATAACACTGTCCAACTGAGTAAATATGCCAAACAGGTTGATGTCTTCATGTTACAGAAGCTACTTTTCATGACACATGACACCATTGTCTGTAATCCATAGGGTGCAGACCTCCAGACGAAACCAGATGGGAAGATGACGCAGCCTGTTAATATGTTGCTCACGGTAAGACAAAACGTATCAGTTTAAATTGTCTTCATGGTTGTTAGGCTGAACAAGAACTGGCTTTGTCTGACATGTCTCTGTTTTGTCTcacatttaaacagaaatacCCTATTGTTTGGCAAGGCCTGCTAGCACTGAAAAACGACACAGCTGCAGTCCAGTTGCATTTTGTCTGTGGCAACAAAGCTTTGGCTCATCGATCACTGCCCCTACAAGAAGGAGGCGCATTGCTTAGGATTGTCCAGAGAATGAGACTAGAGGCTTCACAATTGGAGAGTGTAGCCCGAAGAATGACGGTACGTGTCTTTTTGTCGTACTCATACTATGGGTGTGTGTTTAACTGCTTTAATGACTTTCACATTCTGCAAATACACGTGATACACAAGCATACGGAGACCCTAACTCCATACATTTGACCAATGAGATCGAATGCTTCCTAAACAGATGTTGACAtctgttatttttaattttgcatCCAATAAATGCGTTAATTTAAATACATCCTTAACACGTGTTActtcacatttgtattaataCGCTGATAAAAAGCTGTCCCAGCAAACACCTGAACTGCACTGTGACATAAATGCTGGTTCATATCTGAAACTCTGACTCCCTTTGAGAACGTTCAGTTTGCTTTGCTGAACAACATTTCCATGTTCTTTGTCCACAGGGGGACAGCGACTTCTGTCTCCTCCTTGCACTGCCATGTGGGCGAGATCAAGACGACGTCCTGAACCAAACTCAAGCTCTTAAGGCTGCTTTCATCAACTACCTGCAGGCAAAGTTGGCTGCTGGTATCATCAATATCCCTAACCCAGGATCCAATCAGGTGAGACACGACTGTTTGCTTTCGCTGTCGTATGTTTTAACACGTTTCGGTTTTTGAAGGGTAATAAATGTTTGATGAAAAAGATTCACTCTTAGTCTTagtgtttcaaaatgtccttttgtagtcttgggtaatattaacatttcagtcagtttttattttagacGAACTTATTCCtcaaaagacatttcatttgatctgATTTAAAAAGCACAGTTCTCATGATTGGAAATGCAGCTTTGCTTCTCCGTGGCTTGCTAAAACAATTGTTAGGTAACCACCGAAACCCAACTCGCCAACCTCACGCAGAACAGTAACACACTAAAGATCAGGATCTCCGACTGAGACACAAGTCACGCACAGCCAACTGAACTGTGTGttttgaagaaagaaagaaaagaataGAGGGATtaagttttattgttttttcttcaccAAAATGAACACTGGTGTGACGTCTGAAGTCTCCTTTAAAGCTATCGTCTGTTTTCTGTGCggactattttattattactgtcATCGCACAAACAATGAGCATGTTTAGCGGTACAGCCCTGCTTAATGAAACCCCTCTGGAATACAATCTGTTGTTTTGCTCCGTTACTACCTATATGTAAtggatgtttttcttgtttcagCCTGCATATGTGCTGCAGATCTTCCCACCATGTGAATTTTCCGAGAGCCACCTATCGCAGCTCGCCCCCGACCTTCTAAACAGGATCTCCAGCATCTCACCACACCTCATGATTGTTATCACCTCTGTGTAACCTTCACTGCTGGGAGCCGTACCATCAACGGATGTTCTTGCTGATGAGCCTCAGGAAACCAGAGGAATATGAGACTTTGTTTTTGCCCGGACACAATGGGAATGTATAGGATAAACCTATCAacgcttcttttttttctccgtctttttttccttttgtcacTCCTGTCTGGTGTTTTTTGTCCTTCTCAAAAGAACTCAGGGATGGACCAAACCAGAATCAGTCTTATTTGACCATTTCTCTGctgtatttctatttattggagttttattttaatgttcgGAGAtgctctgaaaaaaaatcaggatGTTTGATGAACAACATTGAGTGACTATCTGGGTGgccttttttctttactgtCTTTTATTGAATGTCGTTAATTTCTTCACAAGTGTGGATCATAGAGGCTGTTGCTCCGCGATGGCagaaaagacatttcaaaatgtaattttaaataACTGTGTACAGACTTCTTCGCCCGGCTTTCTTTTAGAGGAGGAATTGACCCTGTAGAGGACCACGTTCGTTTAACAGCTCCTTTAATTCCACCAGCTCATTTTTCTCACCATCGTCACGGTTTCAATTCTGGCGCCGGCCTTTGCATCGGACAAGTTACCTTATAATTTGGGAGtttttgaatacaggactttgtaaatattttaaatatttaaactttgacAATGGAACTTGGACAACTTAACAGAGACTTGAAACTCTGGGACAAACCAGAATGCAAAGTGTGGAAATTTAGATGGATATCCTTGATTTTTGGGTGTAAATACTTGTAACACAAGAAGGTTGGCAAACTCTCCTGTGGAGTCTGCTGATGGCACTTCATATTTTgtaactcaaataaaacaaactccaAAAAACCTTAAGGAATGTAAGATGTActcctttattttttatgtcatgtttgtcatttttgcaATCTCACTCTTTACTCGAGAGGTTAATAAAAACAAGGTTACACAATTCATACCAGACAAAGGTTTGAGTGAACAGCAGAAGGGGTTGTGAATAGTttgctcattttaaatgtaaaatgcacttcTTATTATCTTAAAATCAAATGGTGATCGACGAGCACAACAGCGCCAAATGGAAATGAGCTCTGTGTAGGTGAACAATTATGAAACGTTTTATTTAGCATATCATTTTGATACTAAAGTGGTAATAAAATTGTGCCTCAGCTGCATATCAATGTTTACAAatgaataatgtattttattgtttagttAAATACATTAGATTTGTATTGATCTGTAGCTTAACTTATAAAACCTTGATCTTTTTGATGGATTTTCACATTTAAGCAATCTTAAGAAATGaaggcatttttttttacaaggaaGAGAGTATTGGCAAATATGGTCTCTGGttctgctgcattcattttaatagatgattaaaacaaagtgtgtcTCTCAAAGTTATAGGAGTACTGTTCATTTAGCCCAAGCGGGAGTTCACTAAGTACTTGtacactactttatttattattgtcttaGTGTTTCAAATCTACACTTGACCCCAAAAGAGCCACACGCTGTTGTTCATACTGGGAAATGTTCCTCTTCATGATGTCCATGCAGGGTCCCAACAAACGCTCAAAAGCCTGGATGTCAATTACTGAAACAAATAGAAAGTCAATTAAATGAATGTCCTGGAGGATGGAGGATTCTGCATCTATCgtttttactttaaagaaatgtttgcagagtaccattttttaaatgataaagtcTGCCATTATTGGAGTCCATTACAACCTCAGCAGATGGGGTGTGTTTCATTAAATAACTTGTTGATGATCAATATGTCAAACGAGAGgttaaagggaaaacaaattgtataattataatacatttacatcaaGATGCTCAGTGataaaacagattaaatcaCAGTAGGGATGCAGAGTCATTGTATTGATATGTTCAGTGTGATCCACAGAAAGCTGTAGGCAAGCTTTAGTCTTTGCCTACCGCCTAATGGAAATTGGAAATCCAGACAGAAGTGAAAGTTTACAAAGCTGCAAGAGCAGAACTCCAATAGGGTGAGATTTAGATGTCCGGTCTGTTGGCCCAAAATAACCCTGTGGTTTATAAATTATGAGTTactgtgttttgcttttgtctttgcagGGTTCTCCCACCTTCTGgaacatcacatttaaagacTTTGCTTTATTACCTCAAATTCATGCACATGACGGGgcatagtttgacatttttcaatgttAATGCTGACAAtgtatatgaaaaaaaaaaacagcagctcaTATAAAACAGTTAGGTGTGAAAGGCTTGAATGTGGGGGCACACAACTGTGCTGCTCTACAGTTACAGTAAGAGCACAGAACCCCATCATTTGTGTAGGTGGAGTAATACATACTTTCAAGTTGAAAAGCTAAGTAAAAAAACTTCAATAAACTTTGCCTAaaacttcatttttttcatcaaaTTCACAAACTTCCAAGGAAACAATCCCCTTCTGGCCTGCTGCGCCCCTCCTACACTATCCAGCCCCTCCCTTTAACTAAAAAATGAATGTGCGGAAGCCTGAAATGAATTACTCCTTCTACACAAAGAAGGATAAACACTCAGGGTCTTACCTAAACATTTGGTTTCTCCCACAGCGTAAACTGACGCTGCACGGGGTTTGTTAGTGACCAGTGCCAACTCCCCAAAATACTGGCCTTTAGAGCAGCGCGCCACCTCCACCTCTGAGTTATCCTGCTGGCCAGCCTTCGTCTGTGACACCAATAAAGCAGCCTGTGAGTCAATCAGTACATTAACATCACAGAAGACAATAATTCCATATGTAGTTAATGGCAAAAAACTAGCAAACATAACgatgtatttataataatgttCACACTCACTTTGCTTTTTATCATTATCTTCACCTCTCCTGATTCCACAATGTAGAAACAGTCAGCCTCGTCCCCCTGTGGGAATAGAAAGGCCATTTTTTAGTTCTCAGTCCAACATGAAGACAGATAATGACAGAGCGACAAATGTCCAAACACTGTACCTGCATTAATAGGCACTCTCCATCTTTGAACACTCGCACTCCCAACACATCCACAATCTTCATCCTCTCAGAGAGCTTGTGGAggtaaaataaatcatgatgTCACAACAAATAAACGGCTGACCAACCTGAAGAACAAGAGGACTAATCATCCACTTATTCTATGATGATTTTGCTTGTAAAGAGTTTGTTTTACACAAACCTCAAGAGACTTGAGAAGAGGAACACACTCGATGAAGGCCTCAtacatcctcctcttctttgcaTTATTTCTAAGAATCAGTCTATGAAATGTAGCTCGATCCTGAAAAAGCACCCAAAAAAGATATACtgttgtatatttcattttagcttgcattttaatttaacgTCATCATTGTTTTTGGACTCACCAAGCCCCAGAGGGCGCCTTCCTGTGTTGCTATGATAGTGGCAGCTCGCGGCGTGTTGTACATGAGAGCCAGCTCACCAAAACTGCCCTTATTGTCATACTTTCCAACGCAAATGCTCACTCCGTCCTTCTGCACGAAAATATCATACACACCCCTGGAGAGGATAAGATACACAGATAGGGAGTACAAGTAATTATAAAGCTGACAAAATGGCACCTAGTTTCAC
It includes:
- the prkar2ab gene encoding protein kinase, cAMP-dependent, regulatory, type II, alpha, B isoform X1, with the protein product MTNMEIPAGLKELLQGYTVEVLRCRPANLVEFAVQHFTQILEGQKNDLKAKKRSTRSSLKGVTFETKSNKPKKEDEEEEKDIIKSTTAKYSRRVSVCAEAYNPDDDEDDDSEPRVVHPKTDEQRRRLQDACRDILLFKTLEQEQFSEVLDGMFEVLVEPQDHIIDQGDDGDNFYVIEKGVYDIFVQKDGVSICVGKYDNKGSFGELALMYNTPRAATIIATQEGALWGLDRATFHRLILRNNAKKRRMYEAFIECVPLLKSLELSERMKIVDVLGVRVFKDGECLLMQGDEADCFYIVESGEVKIMIKSKAALLVSQTKAGQQDNSEVEVARCSKGQYFGELALVTNKPRAASVYAVGETKCLVIDIQAFERLLGPCMDIMKRNISQYEQQRVALLGSSVDLKH
- the prkar2ab gene encoding protein kinase, cAMP-dependent, regulatory, type II, alpha, B isoform X2, with translation MTNMEIPAGLKELLQGYTVEVLRCRPANLVEFAVQHFTQILEGQKNDLKAKKRSTRSSLKGVTFETKSNKPKKEDEEEEKDIIKSTTAKYSRRVSVCAEAYNPDDDEDDDSEPRVVHPKTDEQRRRLQDACRDILLFKTLEQEQFSEVLDGMFEVLVEPQDHIIDQGDDGDNFYVIEKGVYDIFVQKDGVSICVGKYDNKGSFGELALMYNTPRAATIIATQEGALWGLDRATFHRLILRNNAKKRRMYEAFIECVPLLKSLELSERMKIVDVLGVRVFKDGECLLMQGDEADCFYIVESGEVKIMIKSKTKAGQQDNSEVEVARCSKGQYFGELALVTNKPRAASVYAVGETKCLVIDIQAFERLLGPCMDIMKRNISQYEQQRVALLGSSVDLKH